A single region of the Eleginops maclovinus isolate JMC-PN-2008 ecotype Puerto Natales chromosome 16, JC_Emac_rtc_rv5, whole genome shotgun sequence genome encodes:
- the dcaf7 gene encoding DDB1- and CUL4-associated factor 7, with product MSLHGKRKEIYKYEAPWTVYAMNWSVRPDKRFRLALGSFVEEYNNKVQLVGLEEESSEFVCRNTFDHPYPTTKIMWIPDTKGVYPDLLATSGDYLRIWRVSDTETRLECLLNNNKNSDFCAPLTSFDWNEVDPNLLGTSSIDTTCTIWGLETGQVLGRVNLVSGHVKTQLIAHDKEVYDIAFSRAGGGRDMFASVGADGSVRMFDLRHLEHSTIIYEDPQHHPLLRLCWNKQDPNYLATMAMDGMEVVILDVRVPCTPVARLNNHRACVNGIAWAPHSSCHICTAADDHQALIWDIQQMPRAIEDPILAYTAEGEINNVQWASTQPDWIAICYNNCLEILRV from the exons ATGTCGCTTCAcggaaaaaggaaagaaatctacAAATACGAGGCACCATGGACTGTGTATGCGATGAACTGGAGCGTCCGGCCAGACAAACGCTTTCGGCTGGCACTTGGGAGCTTTGTGGAGGAATACAACAACAAG GTTCAGCTGGTGGGTCTGGAAGAGGAGAGCTCAGAGTTtgtctgcagaaacacatttgacCATCCTTATCCCACCACCAAGATCATGTGGATCCCAGACACCAAGGGGGTGTACCCAGACCTGCTGGCCACAAGTGGGGACTACCTGCGCATATGGAGG GTCAGCGACACTGAAACACGTCTCGAATGTTTGCTGAATAACAACAAGAACTCTGACTTCTGTGCTCCCCTCACATCCTTTGACTGGAATGAAGTTGATCCCAATCTGCTAG GTACGTCAAGCATCGACACCACCTGCACTATCTGGGGGCTGGAGACTGGTCAGGTGTTGGGACGAGTAAACCTGGTCTCTGGTCATGTGAAGACCCAGCTCATCGCTCATGACAAAGAG GTGTATGACATCGCATTCAGTCGTGCAGGAGGGGGAAGAGATATGTTTGCGTCTGTGGGAGCTGACGGATCCGTCCGCATGTTTGACCTCCGGCACCTGGAGCACAGCACCATCATCTACGAAGACCCCCAGCACCACCCGCTGCTCCGCCTCTGCTGGAACAAGCAGGACCCCAACTACTTGGCCACTATGGCTATGGACGGCATGGAG GTGGTCATCCTGGATGTACGTGTGCCGTGCACTCCCGTGGCTCGGCTGAACAACCATAGAGCTTGTGTCAACGGCATCGCCTGGGCCCCTCATTCATCATGTCACATCTGCACGGCAG CTGACGACCACCAGGCTCTGATCTGGGACATTCAGCAGATGCCACGAGCCATTGAGGATCCCATCCTGGCCTACACTGCTGAAGGGGAGATCAACAACGTGCAGTGGGCGTCTACGCAGCCGGACTGGATCGCCATCTGCTACAACAACTGCCTGGAGATCCTGCGTGTGTGA
- the ccdc47 gene encoding PAT complex subunit CCDC47, with product MRSAYLILIPALLLLLALPVSRGRYNDEFDDGEDLADFDDNDFAEFEDMNDDQAAEAETAPSPRALPSSQPEEDEDEDEATVELEDGMDGFDDSETQDQHMYSNYDQEEFEGIGDMEKPGHSMKDPLIIHTVPAHLQNSWESYYMEILMVTGLLAYIMNYIIGKNKNSRLAQAWFNSHKELLESNFALVGDDGTSKDAVSTGKLNQENEHIYNLWCSGRVCCEGMLIQLKFLKRQDLLNVLARMMRPAGDQVQIKVTLNEEDMDTFVFAVGTKKSMAKLQKEMQDLSEFCGDKPKSGAKYGLPESLSILSEMGEVTDGVMDNKMVHYITNHADKIESIHFSDQFSGPKVMQEEGQPLKLPDTKKSLLFTFNVPGMGNTSPKDMDALLPLMNMVIYSIDKVKKLRLNREGKIKADRNRARVEENFLKQTHAQRQEAAQTRREEKKRAEKERIMAEEDPERQRRLEEAAQRREQKKIEKKQMKMKQIKVKAM from the exons ATGCGAAGCGCGTATCTCATCCTGATACCTGCGCTCCTGCTCCTCTTGGCTCTTCCCGTCTCCAGGGGACGCTACAATGATGAATTTGATGATGGTGAGGACCTAGCAGACTTTGATGACAATGACTTCGCTGAGTTTGAGGACATGAACGACGATcaagcagcagaggcagaaacTGCCCCTTCCCCTCGCGCCTTGCCGTCCTCACAGCCtgaagaggatgaagatgaagatgaagccACTGTGGAGCTGGAGGATGGCATGGATGGTTTTGACGACTCAGAGACACAG GATCAACACATGTACAGCAACTATGACCAGGAGGAGTTTGAGGGGATTGGAGACATGGAGAAGCCAGGCCACTCCATGAAGGACCCCCTCATAATCCACACT GTTCCTGCACATCTACAGAACAGCTGGGAGAGTTACTACATGGAGATCCTGATGGTCACCGGCCTGCTGGCCTACATCATGAACTACATCATTGGCAAGAATAAGAACAGCCGCCTGGCTCAGGCCTGGTTCAACTCTCACAAAGAGCTGCTGGAGAGCAACTTTGCTCTAGTGG GTGATGACGGCACGAGTAAAGATGCAGTGAGCACTGGAAAGCTGAATCAGGAAAATGAGCACATCTACAACCTGTGGTGCTCCGGACGTGTGTGCTGCGAGGGCATGCTGATCCAACTCAAG tttctgAAGAGGCAGGACCTGCTTAACGTGTTGGCCAGGATGATGAGGCCTGCCGGTGATCAAGTG cAAATCAAAGTGACTCTAAATGAAGAGGACATGGACActtttgtgtttgctgttggCACCAAGAAGTCGATGGCCAAGCTTCAGAAGGAGATGCAGGACTTG AGTGAGTTCTGCGGTGACAAGCCCAAGTCTGGGGCCAAGTATGGGCTCCCAGAATCCCTATCTATTCTAAGTGAAATGGGCGAGGTCACAGATGGGGTGATGGACAACAAG atGGTGCATTATATCACTAATCATGCTGACAAGATCGAGTCCATCCATTTCTCGGACCAATTTTCTGGTCCAAAAGTTATGCAAGa GGAGGGTCAGCCCTTAAAGCTGCCTGACACTAAGAAGTCattgttgtttacatttaatg tgcCTGGCATGGGCAACACCTCTCCCAAAGACATGGACGCTTTGCTGCCTCTGATGAACATGGTGATCTACAGCATCGACAAAGTCAAGAAGCTGCGTCTCAACAGAGAG GGCAAAATAAAAGCTGACAGAAACCGTGCCCGTGTGGAGGAGAACTTCCTGAAGCAGACTCATGCTCAGCGTCAGGAAGCAGCGCAGACTCGCcgggaggagaagaagagagccGAGAAGGAGAGGATCATGGCCGAGGAAGACCCTGAGAGACAACGTCGACTGGAG GAAGCAGCCCAGCGACGTGAGCAGAAGAAGATTGAGAAGAAGCAGATGAAGATGAAGCAAATCAAAGTGAAAGCCATGTGA